A genomic stretch from Bacillota bacterium includes:
- a CDS encoding beta-aspartyl-peptidase has translation MDGSRIPAVVVKADEVYSPWRQSGGSVVSIGDRIAFVGTDSQLQADGLSSLLESSAFAIEVLDGKDCIVVPGFIDGHVHLIGGGGEGGPHTRTPEVMLSTLTTAGVTTVVGVLGTDGITRSVEALLAKARALELEGISTYIYTGAYELPTRTITGGVRSDLVLIDKVIGVGEIAIADHRSAQAGNAELARVAAEARVGGMLGGKPGVVHLHVGRGSRQLSQVLEVIETTDLPPTQFYPTHVNRTEGLFEQALELRRLGGTIDLTAGISPNSGEGDSVAAPKAFAHLLETEGDLERITLTSDGNGSMPTFDDKGNLVSLEVGPVDLVFQEVREAVLGEGLPPDKVLKVVTENPARLLNLFPRKGAVLSGSDADFVVLTREDWQIRHVVAKGRVLVRDGVPVVKGTFEV, from the coding sequence GTGGATGGCAGCAGAATTCCCGCAGTAGTAGTGAAGGCAGATGAGGTCTACTCCCCTTGGCGGCAAAGCGGTGGGTCAGTGGTTTCCATAGGCGATAGGATTGCCTTTGTTGGCACTGACAGCCAGTTACAGGCCGACGGATTGAGTTCTCTGCTGGAAAGCTCGGCCTTTGCTATTGAGGTTCTCGACGGGAAGGATTGTATCGTTGTACCGGGATTTATCGATGGTCATGTGCATCTAATCGGGGGTGGCGGGGAGGGTGGTCCCCATACCCGCACTCCCGAAGTTATGTTGAGTACCCTGACCACCGCGGGTGTGACGACGGTGGTGGGGGTGTTGGGGACCGATGGTATCACCCGCTCGGTGGAAGCGTTGTTGGCCAAGGCCAGAGCCCTAGAGCTTGAGGGGATTTCCACCTATATCTATACCGGGGCCTATGAGCTGCCTACTCGGACGATTACCGGTGGTGTCCGCTCGGACCTGGTACTCATCGATAAGGTCATTGGGGTCGGAGAGATAGCCATCGCTGACCATCGGTCGGCCCAGGCGGGCAATGCCGAACTGGCCCGGGTCGCAGCAGAAGCCCGGGTTGGGGGAATGTTGGGGGGAAAGCCGGGTGTCGTTCACCTGCATGTGGGGCGGGGAAGTCGTCAGCTGAGTCAGGTGTTAGAGGTGATTGAGACCACGGATTTGCCGCCGACTCAATTCTATCCCACCCATGTCAATCGCACAGAAGGGCTTTTTGAGCAGGCCCTGGAGCTGCGCCGGCTTGGGGGAACCATCGATCTCACCGCGGGAATTAGTCCTAACTCCGGTGAAGGCGATTCCGTTGCGGCCCCTAAGGCCTTTGCCCATTTGCTGGAAACCGAAGGGGATTTGGAGCGGATTACTCTCACCTCCGACGGTAACGGCAGTATGCCCACCTTTGACGATAAGGGTAACCTAGTGTCCCTTGAAGTTGGTCCCGTTGACTTGGTTTTTCAGGAAGTGCGAGAAGCAGTCCTTGGAGAGGGCCTGCCACCGGACAAAGTGCTCAAGGTGGTTACAGAAAACCCCGCGAGGCTTCTAAATCTCTTCCCTCGCAAGGGTGCGGTGCTGTCGGGAAGTGATGCCGATTTCGTGGTGCTGACCAGGGAGGATTGGCAGATCCGACACGTAGTCGCTAAGGGCAGGGTGTTAGTGCGGGATGGGGTACCGGTGGTCAAGGGAACCTTTGAGGTATAG